Proteins encoded by one window of bacterium:
- a CDS encoding SRPBCC domain-containing protein, translating to MDELFVNAVVTIHAPVSKVWEALINPAITRQYMYGCDVLCDWKIGNPVLWKGMANGKEMIFVKGHLLKLEPEKLLQFTAIDPNSDIEDIPANYLTVTYELKPSGNQTTLYVSQGDYSKVAQGQKRYEESKNGGWDMVLSKIKEIVEQQN from the coding sequence ATGGATGAACTTTTTGTCAATGCGGTTGTCACCATTCACGCACCGGTTTCTAAAGTCTGGGAGGCGCTGATTAATCCGGCCATAACCCGGCAATACATGTACGGCTGTGATGTGTTATGCGACTGGAAAATCGGAAACCCGGTACTTTGGAAAGGAATGGCCAACGGCAAAGAAATGATTTTTGTCAAAGGACACTTGCTCAAATTAGAACCGGAAAAACTACTGCAATTTACAGCCATCGATCCCAATTCCGATATCGAAGATATTCCGGCTAATTATTTGACCGTAACGTATGAATTGAAGCCTTCCGGAAATCAAACAACTTTGTATGTGTCTCAAGGCGATTATTCCAAAGTTGCTCAAGGTCAAAAGCGGTACGAAGAAAGTAAAAACGGCGGCTGGGATATGGTTTTGTCCAAAATCAAAGAAATTGTAGAACAACAAAATTAA